The genomic window GTCACGGGTCGCCCTGAGCATGCGGTAGAGGTTGAGCAGCCTCTTCGCCTTGCGCGGTGTGTCGATCAGCAGGTCGAGGCCGGACAGGACGGCGAGTTCCGGTTCGGTCAGCGGCCGGGGCGGGAGCGGGAAGGGTGTGCTCCTCGTCGCGCCCGGCGCCCTGTCGGCTTCCGAGCCCGCCTCGATCGTCATCGAGAAGTCGGCCGATCCGCCAGGGCCGCCGTACGCGGGCCCGGCGGCAGGCGCGGCCCGGTCCCCGACGTCGGCCAGCGACGACAGGAGGGAGCGCAGCCCCCGCGCCGGCATGCCGGGCAGCAGGACCGGGATGTTGATGATCTTATCCAGGTAGTCCTCCGGTGTCACCGGCCGGCGGTCGGGCTCGTCGGGCGCGGGCGGCACGCCGGTGTCCAGCAGCTCGCCGTAGTGGCTGGACAGCGAGCGCACCAGCCAGCGGGGGTCCACGCCGATGACGACCACGAACAGGTCGAGCGCCAGCAGCAGGTGGACGGCCTGCAGCACCTCGACCACCTGCCGGGAACTGCACCGGTCCAGATCGTCGATGTAGAGGACGATGCGGTCGATCGGGCGGTGCCCCGCGCGTTCCTGCTCCGGATGGGCACGCCAGTCCGCCATCAGCTCCACCAGCTGCTCAAGGTCCTTGCGCAGCACGGAGATCAGGCCGAGGTTCCCCGTGTAGGAGTCGCCGCCGGCCCGCTCGCTCAGGAAGCTGTAGAGCCGCCGTCCCGGGCTCAGCTCGGTCAGCCGGCGGCCGAGGCCGCCGATGTGCGCCATGACGTCGTCCAGTTGCGCCTCGGCGACCCGCCGGTCCGCTTCTGCCTGCCGCAGGGCGTGCAGCGCGTCGGCGACCGCGGGCTCGGCGTCGCCCGTCGCGGATCGGTCGAGGCCTGCGCGAAGGTCGTCCGAGAGCGAGCGCAGCGCCCGTATGCCGGAGCGGGCGCGCGTCAGCATCGTCAGCCCGAGCCCGGCGGCAGCGGCGAGTACGCCCCCGCCGGGTGCCAGCCAGGCCCTGACCCCGGGCGCGAAGGCCCCGACGACCAGCAGGAGGAGCAGCGCCAGCGCGGCTGCCGCGACCGCAGCCCGGCCCGCCCGGTCCCGCGGGGCCCGCCTGAGCGCTTCGGCCTCCGAGAGGGTGCCCTGCAACTCGTCGGCCAGCAGCCTGGCCTGCTCCACGTCGCTCGTGACGCCCAGCTTGCGCCACAGGCTCTGCACCTGCTGGGCGAACGCCGGCGACCCCTTCAGCGCGTCGACGAGGGCGCGGACCCGGAACTGCCGGTCCGCGGCGGCCGCGTCCACGTCGGCCTGCAACTCGGCGGCGGCCGACCGGGCCTGCCGCCTGACCGCGTCGTACTCCCTGCGCTGATGCATCCGTTGGGCGAGCTCGGTCCGCAACTGCCTGCGGAGGTCCTCCGTGCTCGGCCCGGGCCCGGCGAGCTGCCGGAAGATCTCGTCGCCCAGGCTCGCCCAGATGTTGGTGTCGGCATAGTGCCACGCGTTGAAGCCGATCTGCGTGACCTCCTGGCAGTACCCGGGATTCCCCGACGCGGCCAGTTCCGCCACGCGGCTGCGCAGCAACCCCATGAAGTAGCTCTTGCCCGAGCCCCATTCGCCGAAGATCCCCACGGACAGCGGGGTGGGTGTCTTCCGGTCGCTGATGACGGCGGCAAGCATCGACACGTACGGTGCCGCGCCGAGCCGGTCCTCGGTGAGAGGGATCCCGGTGTTCGGATCCACCCGGTCGGTGGACATCCCGCCCACCAGAGCGGCCTGCGCCGGCCGGCGCCCGTCGAGCCACGGAGTCCGGGGGGCGGGCAGCTCACCCACCTGAGCCGCCCGCAGGATCGGCACGTCCGCCTCGTCGTTCGTCAGAAGGACGAGGTGCTGGAGCGGCAGCCCGGCGGCCATGTCCGTCGCGGCAGGGACCAGCACCGCCGCGACCACGCTCTTCTCCAGCCCCAGCGCACCGGTGGCCAGCAGCGGAAGGGCCACTGCCAGGGCGCCCATGTCGGCGGCCGCCCGGAGCGCTGCCCTGGTGGCCGTGGTGAGCGAGTCGACGTTCAGCGAGCCGTTCTGCTCGTCATGCGGGGTGGCGAGGACCGCCAGCCATGGCCCGCGACCCCGGGTCCCCGGCTCGCGCAGCCTGACCAGGCCCGGCCGGCTCGGCGTCAGCTCCGTGAGATCCACCGAGCCGAACGGAGCCTCGGGGTAGTAGCCGGCCACGACCGCGGCCAGTTGCCCGAAGCCGCCCCCCACGGACACCACGATCGCGTCGACATCCAGTCCCCACGGCTCCTCCGTCACTGCGACCGACACGCGTACCCGCCCCCGGCCGCCCCGGCTGTCCGCCGCCGCCTCGCTCATCCCAGGCTCCACCCCGCCACGCTATCGGCGGAACCGGGGTCACACATGGCTATTCCGGCCGTGGGTGCCGCGGGCACAGTTGTTGTGGCTCGTGCCGCTGAGGCAGCCCGTCGTGGCTGACGCCGAGGACGGCAGCGCCACCCGCCCGGGTGATGCGGCCAAAGGCACCAGAAAAACCGAGAGCTTCTTTTTCACGGCTGATCCTCCTCTCTCCTGGCGCCCTCACCCTCCCGGTGCCGCAACGGCACTGGTCAGGCCGCTGTCCGGAAAGGGCCCCGCACCGGCGGGGCGTGGCGGAATCTGCCGTTGTCCCGTGCCTAACAGCCACGGCAGGATTGCGGTTCGTGGAGTACCAGGAGGAACTGTCGCCGCACAGCGCCCGGGACGCAGCCGGCTTTGTCGAGTCGATGCAGAAACTCAAGGAGCGTTCAGGACTGACATACCGCGACCTGGAGGAACGGGCCGCCAGAAACGGAGATGTGCTGGCCCGCAGCACCCTGGCTGACATCCTCAAGAGGACCAGCCTGCCGCGCCCTGACCTGCTGGTCGCGTTCGTCCGCGCCTGCGGGGACGAGCCGCGGGTCGGCGCCTGGCTGGAGGCCAGGTCTCGGATCGCCGCCGCGGACCCCGCTGCCGGGCCTGCCGCGGTGCCGGGTCCCGCCGCCGACGGCGAAGCCACGGCCCGACCATCAGGTGCAGACCCCGCAACCCCGAGGAAGCGGCTGACCAAGCGCCGCAAAGTGGCGGGCGCGACCTCGCTGGTGGTCCTGGGGCTCGCGTTGGCCGCCTGGGCGCTCCTCCCCGACAGCCCGGGCACCTCCTCCCGGCTTCCCGCCGACGGCTGGGTCACCATCCGTCCCGCCCGTACGCCCGACCTCTGCCTGACCGACGGACGGGACCGCAAAGGGGCCTACGACAACGCCGTCGCCGTGCAACTCCCCTGCGCCCAGGCCGCCGTGCCGCGCACCTATCTCGAACCGGTCGGAGAGGGCCTCTACCGCATCCAATGGCTCCACCCCGTGGAAGGGAAGGGGTGCCTGGCGGTCATGAGTACCGGTCCGGTCAAGGGCATGCTCCAACCCCTGAACGACTGCGCCAAGGCCACGCTGTTCCGCCTGGAGCCCGCCGGCAGCGCCGGCGCCGAGGACTTCCGCTTTCGCCCGGTCAACAGCAGCCGGTGCATCGGCATCGCCGGGGACGACACCTCCGAGGGGGCCGAGGCGACCGAGGAACAATGTACGCACGCAGCCGACCAGAGATTCCTCATCCGAGCGGACTGAGCGCTTTGCGGGCCTCGTGGAAAGTCCGTCCCGGCATCCGTGCGCAGGCGGCGTGATCCCGGCCCGGCGCCATCGGCCCCTCGTGCGGCGGTGGTTCAGCACCCCGCTTCCCGCTATGGCCCGAGCGCCCGGCCGCTGGCATCCTGATGAGATGACCGGGTTCAACGTTCATCCGCCGACCTTGCACAAGGCTGGGACGGGTGCAGGAAAGATCAATGACGACGTCACCACGTCGAAGGCGATTTTGAAGGGCACGACTCCGACTGCGGTTTCGGCCCACGGAGGCTGGGCGGCCAGCAGCGCTCTGCAGGAATGCCTCACCACTTGGGAAGACCGCCTCTCCGCAATCAGCGGCGAGATAGAGCGGTTGGGCACCGGTCTGCACAACTCCGCGGACGACTACCAGCAGACCGACGAAAAGGTCGCCAGGTTGTTCCGCCAGTTGGCCCGCGAGCTCGACTGAGAGAGGAACTGATGGTCACTTTCGGTCAGTTGGCCTCGGCCAAGCCCGGTCTGTGGTCGAGCGCCGCGGAGGACTGGACGGTGCTGAGCCGGAACCTGACCACCGCGGCCGACGATCTGGCCACCGAGGTCCAGCACATGACCGCGGGCACCTGGGGCGGCGCGGCCGCGCAGGCCGCGAACCGGCAGATCCAGGTCGCGTACTACACCCTCCTGGCAGGTGGAGTCGTCACCTCCGCGGTCGCCGAGATCGTCCGGGGACTCTTCCACGCGGTGACTCTGGCGCAAGAGACCCTCCAGGAAGCCAGGGAACTGGCCGGGCGGAACAACATCCTGATCGGTGCGGACGGTTCCGTCCGGCTCGACTCCTTACCGCCGTTGGCCCGTGGGGCACAGCCGTCGCCCCCGCTGGGGGTGTTGCCCGATCCGAAGGTCCAGCAGGTCACCCAGCTCATCGCGGAGGCTCTTCGCGAGGCCACCCAGGCTGACCGGACGGCGCAGGCCGCACTGGAACGGCTCGCCGCTGACAGCCGCAACGTGGATTGCAAGATCGCAGCCCGCGCGAAGGACGCGAAGGAACTCAAGGAATATCTGGGCGGCTTCAAGGACATCGACGTCAACGACGCTTCGCGCCTGGAACTGCAGATGATCCTGGGCTCGATTCCCAAGGGCCCGCCCGCGCTGGTCAACCAATGGTGGGCCGGTCTCAGCCCCGAGGAACAGGACAGGCTCAAGCTCGCCGCCCCCGGCGTCCTCGGCACGCTGAACGGCATTCCGTCCGGCGTGCAGGCGGAATTGCGTGGCAGTGACGGGATCGACAGGGTGAAACTTGTCAACTACGCCCTCGGCAACTGGGGCAATTCCGGCATCGATGTCAAGGGGCAGGACAACTGTACGAACTTCGTGTCCCATGCGCTTCTCGCGGCCGGACTGCACGAGAAGGGGCACGAGACAGAGTTCTGGGGAAGGTCGGACAGCGACCACAAATGGTACCAAGGCAGCACCAACAACAGTTACTCGTGGGCCGGGTCCAGGGAATTGAACGACTTCCTGACGAGCAACAACAGTCAGCCCGTTCCCGATCCGGCTGATGCGAAGCCCGGAGACATCATCTTCTGGGGACGCGGGGACGGCTCTCCGTCGACCATCCACCACGCGGCCGTCGTCACTGCCGTGGTCGACGGGCACGTCTACTACACCCAGCACAGCGGCTCCGCGCAGAACGCTGACCTCGACCTCCGGCAGCCGACCATCGAGAGAACCGACGGACCGAGCCCACCGATCATCGTTCGCCCGCACCAGGACTGACCCCGTATCGCCGCCTGAACTGCCCGCCGCCCGCGCCGTCGGCCAGGGTGAACGGGCCCGGCCGCACGAGTCGCTGACGTGAGCGGCGCACGTATGCCGCCAGCCGGAAGCCGGGCGGTCGGCCACCGCGACGGCAGCACCGCCCACGGTAACCGGTGTGGCAGATGGGCCTGTCGGGACATTGTCATGCTCGGCCCCTTGGGACGATCATGTACGGCAGGTGAACATCCATCGACGGCACGCCGAAGAGCACCACACTGCGGAGGCTGACCAGGTATGAGCGAGACGAGCGGTACGACCAGAAAAACGGGGGGCTCCCGGCCACGAGTGGCACGCTGGGCGGCATTGGCGGGGTCGGCGGCGCTCGTACTGCTGGGCGGCGCCGCGCCGGCCGGGGCCGACACCGCGCACCACGGGGGAGGGGGCGCGACCGCCACCCCGATCAAGCACGTGGTCGTCATCTACGACGAGAACGAGTCGTTCGACCACTACTTCGGCTCGTATCCCGTGGCGGCGAACACCGACGGCACCCGGTTCACGGCCGACCGGCACACGCCCAGGGACATCGACACCGCCCGCCACGCCGGTCTGCTGACGAAGAACCCGAACCAGTACCCGCCGACCCGGCTGAGCCCGTCCCAGGCCGTCACCTGCGACCAGAACCACTCGTACGGTCCTGAGCAGTACGCGGCCAACGGCGGCGAGTCCGACGCGTACGTGGAGAACACCGAGACCAGCAGGTGCTCGGGCAACCTCTTCGGTGAACCCGGCCTCGTGATGGACTACTACGACGGCAACACCGTCACCGCGCTGTGGAACTACGCCCAGCACTACACGCTCGGCGACAACTCCTTCAGCTCGGCGTACGGCCCGTCCACCCCAGGTGCGATCGAGCTCGTCTCCGGCCAGACGCACGGCGTGATCTCGATGGACCCGTCGACCGGCACCGAGAACCCCGAGCAGACCGCCACCCCAGACCCGTA from Streptomyces sp. NBC_01198 includes these protein-coding regions:
- a CDS encoding P-loop NTPase fold protein, whose amino-acid sequence is MSEAAADSRGGRGRVRVSVAVTEEPWGLDVDAIVVSVGGGFGQLAAVVAGYYPEAPFGSVDLTELTPSRPGLVRLREPGTRGRGPWLAVLATPHDEQNGSLNVDSLTTATRAALRAAADMGALAVALPLLATGALGLEKSVVAAVLVPAATDMAAGLPLQHLVLLTNDEADVPILRAAQVGELPAPRTPWLDGRRPAQAALVGGMSTDRVDPNTGIPLTEDRLGAAPYVSMLAAVISDRKTPTPLSVGIFGEWGSGKSYFMGLLRSRVAELAASGNPGYCQEVTQIGFNAWHYADTNIWASLGDEIFRQLAGPGPSTEDLRRQLRTELAQRMHQRREYDAVRRQARSAAAELQADVDAAAADRQFRVRALVDALKGSPAFAQQVQSLWRKLGVTSDVEQARLLADELQGTLSEAEALRRAPRDRAGRAAVAAAALALLLLLVVGAFAPGVRAWLAPGGGVLAAAAGLGLTMLTRARSGIRALRSLSDDLRAGLDRSATGDAEPAVADALHALRQAEADRRVAEAQLDDVMAHIGGLGRRLTELSPGRRLYSFLSERAGGDSYTGNLGLISVLRKDLEQLVELMADWRAHPEQERAGHRPIDRIVLYIDDLDRCSSRQVVEVLQAVHLLLALDLFVVVIGVDPRWLVRSLSSHYGELLDTGVPPAPDEPDRRPVTPEDYLDKIINIPVLLPGMPARGLRSLLSSLADVGDRAAPAAGPAYGGPGGSADFSMTIEAGSEADRAPGATRSTPFPLPPRPLTEPELAVLSGLDLLIDTPRKAKRLLNLYRMLRATRDLSSASRFLGEDGSPGEYQAVAVLLGLVIAEPGLLPQLLDTPPDPTGSVPGGLMHRLPDTSWPDFVASLEVRDFANGVAGDVGLRNAAAWARLHAGVLRASAEVTLPDLKSFRLWAPRIRRFSYVLARPDVQDPQR
- a CDS encoding RICIN domain-containing protein, translating into MEYQEELSPHSARDAAGFVESMQKLKERSGLTYRDLEERAARNGDVLARSTLADILKRTSLPRPDLLVAFVRACGDEPRVGAWLEARSRIAAADPAAGPAAVPGPAADGEATARPSGADPATPRKRLTKRRKVAGATSLVVLGLALAAWALLPDSPGTSSRLPADGWVTIRPARTPDLCLTDGRDRKGAYDNAVAVQLPCAQAAVPRTYLEPVGEGLYRIQWLHPVEGKGCLAVMSTGPVKGMLQPLNDCAKATLFRLEPAGSAGAEDFRFRPVNSSRCIGIAGDDTSEGAEATEEQCTHAADQRFLIRAD
- a CDS encoding amidase domain-containing protein, with the protein product MVTFGQLASAKPGLWSSAAEDWTVLSRNLTTAADDLATEVQHMTAGTWGGAAAQAANRQIQVAYYTLLAGGVVTSAVAEIVRGLFHAVTLAQETLQEARELAGRNNILIGADGSVRLDSLPPLARGAQPSPPLGVLPDPKVQQVTQLIAEALREATQADRTAQAALERLAADSRNVDCKIAARAKDAKELKEYLGGFKDIDVNDASRLELQMILGSIPKGPPALVNQWWAGLSPEEQDRLKLAAPGVLGTLNGIPSGVQAELRGSDGIDRVKLVNYALGNWGNSGIDVKGQDNCTNFVSHALLAAGLHEKGHETEFWGRSDSDHKWYQGSTNNSYSWAGSRELNDFLTSNNSQPVPDPADAKPGDIIFWGRGDGSPSTIHHAAVVTAVVDGHVYYTQHSGSAQNADLDLRQPTIERTDGPSPPIIVRPHQD
- a CDS encoding WXG100 family type VII secretion target; this translates as MTGFNVHPPTLHKAGTGAGKINDDVTTSKAILKGTTPTAVSAHGGWAASSALQECLTTWEDRLSAISGEIERLGTGLHNSADDYQQTDEKVARLFRQLARELD